In a genomic window of Sus scrofa isolate TJ Tabasco breed Duroc chromosome 4, Sscrofa11.1, whole genome shotgun sequence:
- the ALDH9A1 gene encoding 4-trimethylaminobutyraldehyde dehydrogenase isoform X1 yields MKVPKSLPNSALEGRALARRPGNSSPSPATPLSPLRELCPRAACPSHGPAPSPFRLSVPPPKPCPSPRPLNWCPRLPRVFLRAGLAVLSPLLRTLRPAPVAAMSTGTFIVSQPLNYRGGARVDPVDASGTEKAFEPATGRVIATFTCSGEKEVNLAVQDAKAAFKIWSQKSGMERCRILLEAARIIRERKEEIATMETINNGKSIFEARLDVDISWQCLEYYAGLAGSMAGEHIQLPGGSFGYTRREPLGVCVGIGAWNYPFQIACWKSAPALACGNAMIFKPSPFTPLSVLLLAEIYTEAGVPPGLFNVVQGGATTGQLLCQHRDVAKISFTGSVPTGSKIMEMSAKGIKPVTLELGGKSPLIIFSDCDMGNAVKGALMANFLTQGEVCCNGTRVFVQKEILDKFTEEVVKQTQRIKIGDPLLEDTRMGPLINRPHLERILGFVKVAKEQGAKVLCGGDLYVPEDPKLKEGYYMRPCVLTNCRDDMTCVKEEIFGPVMSILSFDTEAEVVERANDTTFGLAAGVFTRDIQRAHRVVAELQAGMCFINNYNVSPVELPFGGYKKSGFGRENGRVTIEYYSQLKTVCVEMGDVESVF; encoded by the exons ATGAAGGTCCCCAAAAGCCTCCCAAACTCCGCCCTGGAAGGTCGGGCTCTTGCCAGGAGACCGGGTAACTCTAGTCCTAGCCCTGCCACGCCCCTCAGCCCCCTCCGCGAGCTCTGCCCTCGAGCGGCCTGCCCCTCCCACGGCCCCGCCCCTAGCCCCTTCCGTCTCTCGGTCCCGCCCCCaaagccctgcccctcccctcggCCCCTTAACTGGTGCCCACGCCTCCCTCGCGTGTTTCTCCGAGCTGGCCTAGCCGTTCTCTCTCCGCTTCTCCGCACTCTCCGGCCTGCTCCGGTCGCTGCGATGAGCACTGGCACCTTCATCGTGTCACAGCCACTTAATTACCGCGGCGGGGCCCGCGTGGATCCGGTGGACGCCTCCGGCACCGAGAAGGCGTTCGAGCCGGCAACCG GTCGAGTGATAGCTACTTTCACATGTTcaggagaaaaggaagtaaaTTTGGCTGTTCAAGATGCAAAGGCTGCCTTTAAAATATGGAGCCAGAAATCTGGCATGGAGCGTTGCCGAATTCTTTTGGAGGCTGCCAGGATAATAAGG GAACGGAAGGAGGAGATCGCCACCATGGAGACCATCAACAATGGCAAGTCTATCTTTGAGGCCCGATTGGACGTTGACATTTCCTGGCAGTGTCTGGAGTACTATGCAGGCTTGGCGGGATCCATGGCTG GAGAGCACATTCAGCTCCCTGGCGGTTCCTTTGGTTACACCAGAAGAGAGCcactgggggtgtgtgtgggaaTTGGAGCGTGGAACTACCCCTTTCAGATTGCCTGCTGGAAGTCGGCTCCAGCGCTGGCCTGTG GTAATGCCATGATCTTTAAACCTTCTCCCTTCACGCCTCTGTCTGTCTTGCTGCTGGCCGAAATCTATACTGAGGCTGGCGTTCCTCCTGGGCTTTTCAACGTGGTGCAGGGAGGGGCCACCACAGGCCAGCTTCTGTGTCAGCATCGTGATGTGGCCAAAATCTCCTTCACTGGAAGTGTGCCCACCGGCTCAAAG ATCATGGAGATGTCAGCTaaaggaatcaaacctgtgacctTGGAACTTGGAGGCAAATCTCCACTGATCATCTTCTCAGATTGTGACATGGGGAATGCGGTGAAGGGGGCGCTGATGGCCAACTTCCTCACGCAAGGCGAG GTTTGTTGTAATGGTACAAGGGTATTTGTGCAAAAGGAAATTCTTGATAAATTTACAGAGGAAGTAGTGAAACAGACCCAAAGGATAAAAATTGGAGATCCCCTTCTGGAAGATACAAGGATGGGTCCCCTGATCAACCGACCACATCTGGAGCGAATCCTTGGGTTTGTTAAAGTGGCGAAGGAACAG GGTGCTAAAGTGTTATGTGGTGGAGACCTATATGTACCTGAAGATCCCAAATTAAAGGAGGGGTATTACATGAGACCTTGTGTGTTAA CCAACTGCAGAGATGACATGACCTGTGTGAAAGAAGAGATCTTTGGGCCAGTTATGTCCATTTTATCATTTGACACTGAAGCTGAGGTTGTGGAAAGAGCCAATGATACCACTTTCGGACTAGCTGCCGGTGTCTTCACCAG GGACATCCAGCGTGCCCACAGAGTGGTGGCTGAGCTTCAGGCTGGAATGTGCTTCATTAACAACTATAATGTCAGCCCTGTGGAGTTGCCCTTTGGAGGATATAAGAAGTCAG ggTTTGGCAGAGAGAATGGCCGTGTGACCATTGAATATTATTCACAACTGAAGACTGTGTGCGTGGAAATGGGTGATGTggagtctgttttttaa
- the ALDH9A1 gene encoding 4-trimethylaminobutyraldehyde dehydrogenase isoform X2, whose amino-acid sequence MKVPKSLPNSALEGRALARRPGRVIATFTCSGEKEVNLAVQDAKAAFKIWSQKSGMERCRILLEAARIIRERKEEIATMETINNGKSIFEARLDVDISWQCLEYYAGLAGSMAGEHIQLPGGSFGYTRREPLGVCVGIGAWNYPFQIACWKSAPALACGNAMIFKPSPFTPLSVLLLAEIYTEAGVPPGLFNVVQGGATTGQLLCQHRDVAKISFTGSVPTGSKIMEMSAKGIKPVTLELGGKSPLIIFSDCDMGNAVKGALMANFLTQGEVCCNGTRVFVQKEILDKFTEEVVKQTQRIKIGDPLLEDTRMGPLINRPHLERILGFVKVAKEQGAKVLCGGDLYVPEDPKLKEGYYMRPCVLTNCRDDMTCVKEEIFGPVMSILSFDTEAEVVERANDTTFGLAAGVFTRDIQRAHRVVAELQAGMCFINNYNVSPVELPFGGYKKSGFGRENGRVTIEYYSQLKTVCVEMGDVESVF is encoded by the exons ATGAAGGTCCCCAAAAGCCTCCCAAACTCCGCCCTGGAAGGTCGGGCTCTTGCCAGGAGACCGG GTCGAGTGATAGCTACTTTCACATGTTcaggagaaaaggaagtaaaTTTGGCTGTTCAAGATGCAAAGGCTGCCTTTAAAATATGGAGCCAGAAATCTGGCATGGAGCGTTGCCGAATTCTTTTGGAGGCTGCCAGGATAATAAGG GAACGGAAGGAGGAGATCGCCACCATGGAGACCATCAACAATGGCAAGTCTATCTTTGAGGCCCGATTGGACGTTGACATTTCCTGGCAGTGTCTGGAGTACTATGCAGGCTTGGCGGGATCCATGGCTG GAGAGCACATTCAGCTCCCTGGCGGTTCCTTTGGTTACACCAGAAGAGAGCcactgggggtgtgtgtgggaaTTGGAGCGTGGAACTACCCCTTTCAGATTGCCTGCTGGAAGTCGGCTCCAGCGCTGGCCTGTG GTAATGCCATGATCTTTAAACCTTCTCCCTTCACGCCTCTGTCTGTCTTGCTGCTGGCCGAAATCTATACTGAGGCTGGCGTTCCTCCTGGGCTTTTCAACGTGGTGCAGGGAGGGGCCACCACAGGCCAGCTTCTGTGTCAGCATCGTGATGTGGCCAAAATCTCCTTCACTGGAAGTGTGCCCACCGGCTCAAAG ATCATGGAGATGTCAGCTaaaggaatcaaacctgtgacctTGGAACTTGGAGGCAAATCTCCACTGATCATCTTCTCAGATTGTGACATGGGGAATGCGGTGAAGGGGGCGCTGATGGCCAACTTCCTCACGCAAGGCGAG GTTTGTTGTAATGGTACAAGGGTATTTGTGCAAAAGGAAATTCTTGATAAATTTACAGAGGAAGTAGTGAAACAGACCCAAAGGATAAAAATTGGAGATCCCCTTCTGGAAGATACAAGGATGGGTCCCCTGATCAACCGACCACATCTGGAGCGAATCCTTGGGTTTGTTAAAGTGGCGAAGGAACAG GGTGCTAAAGTGTTATGTGGTGGAGACCTATATGTACCTGAAGATCCCAAATTAAAGGAGGGGTATTACATGAGACCTTGTGTGTTAA CCAACTGCAGAGATGACATGACCTGTGTGAAAGAAGAGATCTTTGGGCCAGTTATGTCCATTTTATCATTTGACACTGAAGCTGAGGTTGTGGAAAGAGCCAATGATACCACTTTCGGACTAGCTGCCGGTGTCTTCACCAG GGACATCCAGCGTGCCCACAGAGTGGTGGCTGAGCTTCAGGCTGGAATGTGCTTCATTAACAACTATAATGTCAGCCCTGTGGAGTTGCCCTTTGGAGGATATAAGAAGTCAG ggTTTGGCAGAGAGAATGGCCGTGTGACCATTGAATATTATTCACAACTGAAGACTGTGTGCGTGGAAATGGGTGATGTggagtctgttttttaa